The genomic region GCTGATGAGTTTTCCCAGTTCTGCAAGATGCTCGTACTGCGCAAAACTGCTCACCTCTGCGCCTGAACACGTAATCCCCCATTTGCCCGGACGTATGCTGTCCAGCCGCAAAAACGTATTCCGCAGAAACTCCGACACAAGAACTTCGAACTGTCTTCCGAGCGTCTGACCAGCCGCTTTGTTCATGACGTTAATTCTGCACCCGCAGTTATCGGATATGATTTCTGCTGTCCGTAATGCCACAGCCTTTGAGGACGCGCTCGATGAATCAGCGTTTGAAGCTGTGCCTTCTTTCGTAACGGTTAATGTGCTGCTCTCTAGCATGTGCCGGTGAAACATCTTTTTTGCTTCCGAGATTAAAGCCTCACTCATCAATCAAGCACTCCCTTATCTTTCGTCCCACAGCTTCAGCCACAGCAGGGGGAAAAGCATTCCCTATCATCCGGCAGGCCGCAGTCTTCTTACCGCTGAACTCCCAATCGTCCGAAAAACCCTGCAATCTAGCCAGCATTCTAGGTGTCAGACGGATAAGCCCTGCGTGTCCGGGTTCAGGAGCTTCGTCGGCGACTCCTCTTCCGTCAACTCCGAGCAGTTCCCACGCCCTCCGTGCCCTCACAGGCCCCAAGTCCGCCCCTCCGTGCTTCTTCGAGCCGCCGACAACCGCAGGAGCAGGACTGTCCGCAAGTTCCGCCCATTCGTCCGCACCTTCCCAGCCTCCTGCAGAGACCAAGTCCCGTAGAGCCGTGCCGACGCTCACAGTCTCAGAGCTTCCTTCTGGGTATGTGAACAATGTGTGCTGGTCATTGCGTATTGCAACAATTACAGCCCGAAGCCTCTTCTGAGGAACTCCAAACCGCGAAGCATCCATCAGTCTAACGTGAACCGTATACCCTTGCAACTCCATATCTTTCAGGATTTCCCCCCTGTAGGTGTCGAATTTCCTGTCAAAGAATCCCCTGACGTTCTCAAGCATTACGGCACGGGGCTTAATTTCACGCACAAGCCTCAACGCTTCCGGAAACAAGTCGCGCTCGTCGTTTCTGCCTAGCTGTTTTCCCGCAGAACTGAACGGCGGACACGGAACGCCTCCGGCCAAGAGGTCAGTTCCCTTATATTCTCTGCCGTCAAACTCTCGCACGTCCCTGCAGATTACGTTCCAGTTCAGACGGTTGCGCTTAAGGACTGCGCAGTATTCCGGCTCAATCTCCACAAGCACAGAATGCCTGAAGCCCGCACGTTCAAGCCCTATCGCTTGACCTCCTGCACCTGCGCATATTTCGACACAGGTAAAAACTTTATTACGGTTCATAGGCTATCGCGTGAAGAAATTCACCAGCCTCACAAGCCCGCTCTCCTGAAACTTTATCGCCTTCACCGGGCACATCTCATGGCAGCAGTAGCACCGAATGCACTTCCCGTAATCGAAGTACAGGTGT from Synergistaceae bacterium harbors:
- a CDS encoding DNA cytosine methyltransferase — its product is MNRNKVFTCVEICAGAGGQAIGLERAGFRHSVLVEIEPEYCAVLKRNRLNWNVICRDVREFDGREYKGTDLLAGGVPCPPFSSAGKQLGRNDERDLFPEALRLVREIKPRAVMLENVRGFFDRKFDTYRGEILKDMELQGYTVHVRLMDASRFGVPQKRLRAVIVAIRNDQHTLFTYPEGSSETVSVGTALRDLVSAGGWEGADEWAELADSPAPAVVGGSKKHGGADLGPVRARRAWELLGVDGRGVADEAPEPGHAGLIRLTPRMLARLQGFSDDWEFSGKKTAACRMIGNAFPPAVAEAVGRKIRECLIDE